A genomic segment from Variovorax paradoxus B4 encodes:
- a CDS encoding NADH-quinone oxidoreductase subunit D, whose product MAEIKNYTLNFGPQHPAAHGVLRLVLELDGEVIQRADPHIGLLHRATEKLAESRTFIQSLPYMDRLDYVSMMSNEHAYCLAIERMMGLDVPIRAQYIRVMFAEITRLLNHLLWLGAHGLDCGAMNMLIYCFREREDLFDMYEAVSGARMHAAYFRPGGVYRDLPDAMPQYKVSKIKNAKAIEKLNENRQGSLLDFIDDFCRRFPGMVDEYETLLTDNRIWKQRTVGIGVVTPERALNLGFTGPMLRGSGVEWDLRKKQPYDVYDQMQFDVPVGKTGDCYDRYLVRVEEMRQANKIIQQCSAWLRANPGPVITDNHKVAAPARESMKANMEELIHHFKLFTEGFHVPEGEAYAAVEHPKGEFGIYLVSDGANKPYRLKIRAPGFPHLAALDEMSRGHMIADAVAVIGTMDIVFGEIDR is encoded by the coding sequence ATGGCCGAAATCAAGAACTACACACTCAACTTCGGTCCCCAGCATCCGGCAGCGCACGGTGTGCTGCGCCTGGTGCTCGAGCTCGACGGCGAAGTGATCCAGCGCGCCGATCCGCACATCGGCCTCTTGCACCGCGCGACCGAGAAGCTCGCCGAATCGCGCACCTTCATCCAGTCGCTGCCGTACATGGACCGTCTCGACTACGTGTCGATGATGAGCAACGAGCACGCCTACTGCCTCGCCATCGAGCGGATGATGGGCCTGGACGTGCCGATCCGCGCGCAGTACATCCGCGTGATGTTCGCCGAGATCACCCGGCTGCTGAACCACCTGCTGTGGCTCGGCGCGCACGGTCTCGATTGCGGCGCGATGAACATGCTCATCTACTGCTTCCGCGAACGTGAAGACCTGTTCGACATGTACGAAGCGGTGTCGGGCGCGCGCATGCATGCGGCGTACTTCCGTCCGGGCGGCGTCTACCGCGACCTGCCGGATGCCATGCCGCAGTACAAGGTCAGCAAGATCAAGAACGCGAAGGCGATCGAGAAGCTCAACGAGAACCGCCAGGGCTCGCTGCTCGACTTCATCGACGACTTCTGCAGGCGCTTCCCCGGGATGGTCGACGAGTACGAAACGCTGCTCACCGACAACCGCATCTGGAAGCAGCGCACCGTGGGCATCGGCGTGGTGACGCCGGAGCGCGCGCTGAACCTCGGCTTCACCGGCCCCATGCTGCGCGGCTCGGGCGTCGAATGGGACCTGCGCAAGAAGCAGCCCTACGACGTCTACGACCAGATGCAGTTCGACGTGCCGGTCGGCAAGACGGGCGACTGCTACGACCGCTACCTCGTGCGCGTGGAAGAAATGCGCCAGGCCAACAAGATCATCCAGCAGTGCTCGGCCTGGTTGCGTGCCAACCCCGGCCCGGTCATCACCGACAACCACAAGGTCGCTGCGCCCGCGCGCGAATCGATGAAGGCGAACATGGAGGAGCTGATCCACCATTTCAAGCTCTTCACCGAAGGCTTCCACGTGCCCGAAGGCGAGGCTTATGCCGCCGTCGAGCATCCGAAGGGCGAGTTCGGCATCTATCTGGTGAGCGACGGCGCCAACAAGCCGTATCGCCTGAAGATCCGCGCTCCCGGTTTCCCGCACCTCGCCGCCCTCGACGAAATGTCGCGCGGTCACATGATCGCCGACGCTGTCGCGGTGATCGGCACGATGGACATCGTGTTCGGCGAAATCGACAGGTGA
- the nuoE gene encoding NADH-quinone oxidoreductase subunit NuoE — MTTSSTHHDTAPSAPSAPLKPAILERFAREVAKYPEAGKQSAVMACLAIVQQDEGFISMQREREIAEYLGMAPIAVHEVTTFYNMYNQHPVGKFKLNVCTNLPCQLRDGVTALVHLEKKLGIKMGETTADGMFTLQQSECLGACADSPVMLVNDRTMCSFMSNEKLDQLIDGLRGSAKGEAA; from the coding sequence ATGACGACTTCCTCGACCCACCATGACACGGCGCCCTCGGCGCCTTCTGCTCCTCTGAAGCCTGCGATTCTCGAGCGCTTTGCGCGCGAAGTCGCCAAATACCCCGAAGCGGGCAAGCAGTCGGCCGTGATGGCCTGCCTGGCCATCGTCCAGCAGGACGAAGGCTTCATCAGCATGCAGCGCGAGCGCGAGATCGCCGAGTACCTTGGCATGGCGCCGATCGCCGTGCATGAGGTCACGACCTTCTACAACATGTACAACCAGCACCCGGTGGGCAAGTTCAAGCTCAACGTGTGCACCAACCTGCCGTGCCAGCTGCGCGACGGCGTCACTGCGCTGGTTCACCTAGAGAAGAAGCTCGGCATCAAGATGGGCGAGACCACGGCCGACGGCATGTTCACGCTGCAGCAGAGCGAATGCCTGGGCGCCTGCGCCGATTCGCCCGTGATGCTGGTCAACGACCGCACGATGTGCAGCTTCATGAGCAACGAGAAGCTCGACCAGCTCATCGACGGGCTGCGCGGCTCCGCCAAAGGGGAGGCTGCCTGA
- the secG gene encoding preprotein translocase subunit SecG, whose protein sequence is MNVVLNLLVGVQMLSALAMIGLILIQHGKGADMGAAFGSGSAGSLFGASGSANFLSRTTAVLAAVFFACTLLLAYFSHARPAGGGSLLERAAIGTPATPASGAAGQIPGGTSGATPAGAPASAPAAPVSGAGQIPNK, encoded by the coding sequence ATGAATGTGGTCCTCAATCTTCTGGTCGGCGTGCAGATGCTGTCGGCCCTTGCAATGATCGGGCTGATCCTGATCCAGCACGGCAAGGGCGCCGACATGGGCGCGGCCTTCGGCAGCGGCAGCGCGGGCAGCCTGTTCGGTGCAAGCGGCAGCGCGAATTTCCTTTCGCGCACCACGGCTGTGCTGGCGGCGGTGTTCTTTGCATGCACCTTGCTGCTGGCCTACTTCAGCCACGCACGGCCTGCGGGCGGCGGCAGCCTGCTCGAGCGCGCAGCCATCGGCACGCCGGCAACGCCCGCCTCCGGCGCGGCGGGGCAGATTCCTGGCGGTACGTCGGGCGCAACGCCTGCCGGCGCACCTGCTTCGGCGCCTGCCGCACCCGTTTCGGGCGCGGGCCAGATTCCGAACAAATAA
- a CDS encoding NADH-quinone oxidoreductase subunit A, translating to MNLDSYLPVLLFILVGVGVGVAPQVIGYILGPNRPDAAKNAPYECGFEAFEDARMKFDVRYYLVAILFILFDLEIAFLFPWAIALKEIGAVGFWAMMIFLAILVVGFAYEWKKGALDWE from the coding sequence ATGAACCTCGATTCCTATCTCCCCGTCCTCTTGTTCATTTTGGTCGGTGTCGGTGTAGGTGTCGCACCGCAAGTCATCGGCTACATCCTGGGTCCCAATCGGCCCGACGCAGCGAAGAACGCTCCCTACGAGTGCGGCTTCGAGGCCTTCGAGGATGCGCGCATGAAATTCGACGTGCGCTATTACCTCGTCGCCATTCTCTTCATCCTGTTCGATCTCGAGATTGCCTTTCTCTTTCCATGGGCGATTGCGCTCAAGGAAATCGGCGCCGTCGGCTTCTGGGCCATGATGATCTTTCTCGCCATCCTCGTCGTGGGCTTTGCCTACGAGTGGAAAAAAGGCGCGCTCGACTGGGAATGA
- a CDS encoding NuoB/complex I 20 kDa subunit family protein — protein MAIEGVMKEGFVTTTYDSVVNWAKTGSLWPMTFGLACCAVEMMHAGAARYDIDRFGMLFRPSPRQSDLMIVAGTLCNKMAPALRKVYDQMPEPRWVLSMGSCANGGGYYHYSYSVVRGCDRIVPVDVYVPGCPPTAEALLYGIIQLQQKIRRTNTIARA, from the coding sequence ATGGCCATTGAAGGCGTCATGAAGGAAGGCTTCGTCACCACCACCTATGACTCGGTGGTGAACTGGGCGAAGACCGGATCACTTTGGCCGATGACTTTCGGTCTGGCTTGCTGTGCCGTCGAAATGATGCACGCAGGCGCGGCCCGCTACGACATCGACCGTTTCGGCATGCTGTTCAGGCCCAGCCCGCGCCAGTCCGATCTGATGATCGTGGCCGGCACGCTGTGCAACAAGATGGCGCCGGCATTGCGCAAGGTCTACGACCAGATGCCGGAGCCGCGCTGGGTTCTTTCCATGGGCTCGTGCGCCAACGGCGGCGGCTACTACCACTACAGCTATTCGGTCGTGCGTGGCTGCGACCGCATCGTGCCGGTGGATGTCTATGTGCCGGGTTGCCCGCCCACCGCCGAAGCGCTGCTCTACGGCATCATCCAGTTGCAGCAGAAGATTCGCCGCACCAACACCATTGCCCGCGCCTGA
- a CDS encoding NADH-quinone oxidoreductase subunit C, with protein sequence MTDFAISPEVLRATIAEALGARARSVTLALGEVTVVVGAADYIEAATLLRDAPGCRFEQLVDLCGMDYSDYREGEWQGERYGVVTHLLSVSLNQRVRLKVFAPNEDLPVVDSLQPVWNAATWFEREAFDLYGIVFEGHDDLRRILTDYGFIGHPFRKDFPVSGHVEMRYDEEQKRVVYQPVSIEPREITPRVIREDNYGSGLH encoded by the coding sequence ATGACTGATTTTGCAATTTCGCCGGAGGTGCTGCGCGCCACCATCGCCGAGGCGCTCGGCGCCAGGGCCAGGAGCGTCACGCTCGCGCTGGGCGAGGTGACCGTGGTGGTGGGTGCTGCCGACTACATCGAGGCGGCCACGCTGCTGCGCGATGCGCCCGGCTGCCGTTTCGAGCAGCTGGTCGACCTCTGTGGCATGGACTACTCCGACTACCGCGAAGGCGAGTGGCAGGGCGAGCGCTATGGCGTCGTCACGCACCTGCTGTCGGTGAGCCTCAACCAGCGCGTGCGCCTCAAGGTGTTTGCGCCGAACGAAGACCTGCCCGTGGTCGATTCGCTCCAGCCCGTGTGGAACGCCGCGACCTGGTTCGAGCGCGAAGCCTTCGACCTCTACGGCATCGTGTTCGAAGGCCACGACGACCTGCGCCGCATCCTGACCGACTACGGCTTCATCGGACACCCGTTCCGCAAGGACTTCCCGGTGTCGGGGCACGTCGAAATGCGCTACGACGAAGAGCAGAAGCGCGTGGTCTACCAGCCGGTATCGATCGAGCCGCGGGAAATCACGCCGCGCGTGATTCGCGAAGACAACTACGGCAGCGGTCTGCACTGA